Proteins from a genomic interval of Equus quagga isolate Etosha38 chromosome 13, UCLA_HA_Equagga_1.0, whole genome shotgun sequence:
- the VSIG10L gene encoding V-set and immunoglobulin domain-containing protein 10-like — protein sequence MDTSRALLLLLLLASGGGVLALRTSSGVQRTDFSSDSEGSSRGPGSKLPTIKPPSWKFPDRSPDSKASADIPHAEWVPGALNSSYVPGSFWSNVSAEARNLTLDPTFSETPAPEVSSDVSGSQVPAKDTEPSFSVKTPAANISAQDTKVPVEAAVSTSSPGDLDLDFSAQSPESKLAAEARPASSFSQQVGGPLSVLVGATIQLPLVPVPSPGPPAPLVVWRRGSKVLAAGGLGPGAPLISLDPANRGRLRFDQARGGLELTSAQLEDAGVYTAEVIRAGVSREIREFTVGVYEPLPQLSVQPKTPETEEGAAELRLRCVGWGPGRGELSWSRDGRALEAADPAGAEPPRVRAEGNQLLISRPVRSDHARYTCRVRSPFGHREASADVSVFYGPDPPVITVSSDRNAAPALYVTAGSNVTLRCSAASRPPANIAWSLADPAEAAVPAGPRLLLPAVRQGHAGAYACLAANPRTGRRRRSLFNLTVADLPPGVPQCSVEGGPGDRSLRFRCSWPGGVPAASLQFQGLPEGVRAGPVPSALLAVVPAHPRLSGVPVTCHAHHLVTTRTCTVTPEAPREVLLHPMVAETRSGEAEVALEASGCLPPSRASWAREGRPLAPGGGGRLRLSQDGRRLLIGNFSLDWDLGNYSVLCSGALGAGGDQITLTGPSISSWRLQRARDAAVLTWDVERGALISGFEIQAQSEQPDLGRATLYKDWVSLLILGPWERSAVVPLPSQSPRTWVLRILPTLGGQPGTPSQSRVYRAGPTLSPGAIAGIVLGSLLGLALLAALLLLCICCLCRFRGEAPKKKKCPPALTPVVPLPEKKMQSVTPVRTPQPLPLKVPLEDSSPTRAHQVTDPSPVITAGGGRKTVRTATQV from the exons ATGGACACCTCACGGGCTctgctgctcctcctgctcctgg cctctggaGGAGGGGTCCTCGCCCTCAGAACCTCTTCTGGAGTTCAGCGGACCGATTTCTCCTCGGACTCAGAAGGCTCTTCCCGGGGCCCGGGTTCAAAACTTCCCACCATCAAACCCCCCAGCTGGAAATTTCCGGATCGGTCTCCAGATTCAAAAGCCTCGGCTGATATTCCCCATGCCGAATGGGTTCCCGGGGCCCTGAATTCGAGCTACGTGCCTGGGTCCTTCTGGTCAAATGTTTCTGCTGAGGCCCGAAATTTGACCCTGGATCCCACCTTCTCTGAAACCCCCGCCCCTGAAGTATCTTCTGATGTCTCGGGTTCTCAAGTTCCTGCCAAAGACACGGAGCCTTCCTTCTCTGTTAAGACCCCAGCTGCAAACATTTCTGCTCAAGATACTAAAGTACCTGTTGAGGCTGCAGTTTCAACGTCCTCCCCCGGGGATCTGGATCTTGACTTCTCCGCCCAGAGCCCCGAATCTAAACTTGCTGCGGAGGCCCGTCCAGCCTCCAGCTTCTCCCAGCAGGTGGGGGGGCCTCTCTCAGTGCTGGTGGGGGCCACCATCCAGCTGCCCCTGGTTCCAGTCCCCAGCCCTGGACCCCCTGCTCCTCTGGTGGTCTGGCGCAGGGGCTCCAAGGTGCTGGCAGCagggggcctggggccaggggccCCTCTGATCAGCCTGGACCCGGCAAACCGAGGCCGCCTACGATTTGACCAGGCCCGAGGGGGTCTGGAACTCACTTCTGCCCAGCTAGAGGATGCCGGGGTGTACACGGCTGAAGTCATCCGTGCCGGAGTCTCCCGGGAGATTCGGGAGTTCACGGTGGGTGTGTATG agcccctgccccagcTGTCGGTGCAGCCCAAGACCCCGGAGACAGAGGAGGGGGCGGCCGAGCTCCGGCTGCGCTGCGTTGGGTGGGGACCGGGTCGCGGGGAGCTGAGCTGGAGCCGGGACGGGCGCGCCCTGGAGGCTGCGGATCCTGCGGGAGCCGAGCCGCCCCGGGTCCGGGCAGAGGGCAACCAGCTGCTCATCTCGCGCCCGGTGCGCAGCGACCACGCCCGCTACACGTGCCGAGTCCGCAGCCCCTTCGGCCACAGGGAGGCCTCGGCCGACGTCAGCGTCTTCT ACGGCCCGGACCCGCCGGTCATCACGGTCTCCTCGGACCGCAACGCCGCCCCCGCCCTCTATGTCACCGCGGGTAGCAACGTGACCCTGCGCTGCTCCGCCGCCTCGCGGCCTCCCGCCAACATCGCGTGGAGCTTGGCCGACCCGGCCGAGGCCGCGGTGCCCGCGGGCCCGCGCCTCCTGCTGCCTGCGGTCCGGCAGGGCCACGCCGGCGCCTACGCCTGCCTCGCCGCGAACCCGCGCACCGGCCGCCGGCGCCGCTCGCTGTTCAACCTCACGGTAGCAG ATCTGCCCCCTGGCGTCCCACAGTGCTCAGTCGAAGGGGGTCCCGGGGACCGCAGCCTCCGCTTCCGCTGCTCGTGGCCCGGTGGGGTCCCTGCCGCCTCCCTGCAGTTCCAGGGTCTCCCCGAAGGTGTCCGCGCGGGCCCGGTACCCTCTGCGCTCCTGGCCGTTGTCCCCGCTCACCCCCGGCTCAGCGGCGTTCCCGTCACCTGCCACGCTCACCACCTGGTGACCACACGCACCTGCACCGTCACGCCAG AGGCCCCTCGAGAGGTGCTGCTGCATCCGATGGTGGCAGAGACACGGTCAGGGGAGGCAGAGGTGGCGCTGGAGGCCTCTGGCTGTCTCCCACCTTCGCGAGCATCCTGGGCCCGGGAAGGGCGCCCCCTGGCCCCGGGAGGTGGGGGACGCCTGCGGCTCAGTCAAGATGGGCGGAGGCTCCTCATTGGCAACTTCAGCCTGGATTGGGACCTGGGAAATTACTCCGTGTTGTGCAGTGGGGCGCTGGGTGCTGGGGGCGACCAGATCACTCTCACTG GACCCTCCATCTCCTCATGGAGGCTGCAGAGAGCCCGCGATGCGGCAGTGCTCACTTGGGACGTGGAGCGCGGGGCCCTGATCAGCGGTTTTGAGATCCAGGCACAGTCAGAGCAGCCTGACCTGGGCAGAGCTACCCTCTACAAGGACTGGGTCTCCCTGCTCATCCTGGGGCCCTGGGAGCGGTCAGCCGTGGTGCCCCTCCCTTCTCAGAGCCCCAGGACCTGGGTCTTGCGTATCCTGCCCACCCTGGGGGGCCAGCCAGGGACCCCATCGCAAAGCCGAGTCTACAGGGCCG GCCCCACCCTGAGCCCCGGGGCCATCGCTGGCATCGTCCTGGGCTCCCTACTGGGCCTGGCGCTCCTGGCAGCACTTCTCCTCCTGTGCATCTGCTGCCTGTGCCGCTTTCGGG gagAGGCTCCTAAGAAAAAGAAGTGTCCCCCGGCGTTGACCCCTGTGGTCCCCCTACCTGAAAAGAAGATGCAGAGTGTGACCCCAGTGCGGACCCCACAGCCTCTGCCCCTCAAAGTCCCGCTAGAGGACTCTAGCCCAACCAGGGCCCACCAA gTCACCGACCCCAGTCCAGTCATCACTGCAGGTGGGGGCCGGAAGACTGTTCGAACAGCCACGCAGGTGTGA
- the IGLON5 gene encoding igLON family member 5: MPPPAPGARLRLLAAAALAGLAVISRECPTHLFSGLCCFIDEHVTRVAWLNRSNILYAGNDRWTSDPRVRLLINTPEEFSILITQVGLGDEGLYTCSFQTRHQPYTTQVYLIVHVPARIVNISSPVTVNEGGNVNLLCLAVGRPEPTVTWRQLRDGFTSEGEILEISDIQRGQAGEYECVTHNGVNSAPDSRRVLVTVNYPPTITDVTSARTALGRAALLRCEAMAVPPADFQWYKDDRLLSSGTAEGLKVQTERTRSMLLFANVSARHYGNYTCRAANRLGVSSASMRLLRPGSLENSAPRPPGPLTLLSALGWLWWRM, encoded by the exons AGTGCCCCACACACCTCTTCTCGGGTCTCTG CTGCTTCATCGACGAGCATGTGACCCGCGTGGCCTGGCTGAACCGCTCCAACATCCTGTATGCGGGCAATGACCGCTGGACTAGTGACCCGCGGGTGCGGCTGCTCATTAACACGCCCGAGGAGTTCTCCATCCTCATCACGCAGGTGGGGCTGGGCGACGAGGGCCTCTACACCTGCTCGTTCCAGACCCGCCACCAGCCGTACACCACTCAGGTCTACCTCATCGTCCACG TCCCCGCCCGCATCGTGAACATCTCCTCGCCTGTGACGGTGAATGAGGGAGGCAATGTGAACTTGCTTTGTCTGGCTGTGGGGCGGCCAGAGCCCACGGTCACCTGGAGGCAGCTCCGAG acGGCTTCACCTCGGAGGGCGAGATCCTTGAGATTTCCGACATCCAGCGGGGCCAGGCCGGGGAGTATGAGTGTGTGACTCACAACGGGGTTAACTCGGCGCCCGACAGCCGCCGCGTGCTGGTCACAGTCAACT ATCCTCCAACCATCACGGATGTGACCAGCGCCCGCACGGCCCTGGGCCGGGCCGCCCTCCTGCGCTGCGAAGCCATGGCGGTGCCCCCCGCGGACTTCCAGTGGTACAAGGATGACAGACT GCTGAGCAGCGGCACCGCCGAGGGCCTGAAGGTGCAGACGGAGCGCACCCGCTCGATGCTTCTCTTCGCCAACGTGAGCGCCAGACATTACGGCAACTACACGTGTCGCGCCGCCAACCGGCTGGGAGTGTCCAGCGCCTCCATGCGGCTCCTGC GCCCAGGATCCCTGGAGAACTCGGCCCCGAGGCCCCCAGGGCCCCTGACCCTCCTCTCCGCCCTGGGCTGGCTGTGGTGGAGGATGTAG